The following proteins are encoded in a genomic region of Triticum dicoccoides isolate Atlit2015 ecotype Zavitan chromosome 1B, WEW_v2.0, whole genome shotgun sequence:
- the LOC119349768 gene encoding putative polyol transporter 1: protein MASAALPVPEAAAAAAPVQPKKKSNFKYACTCALSASMATVVLGYDVGVMSGASLYIKEDLRLTDVQVEIMMGILSVYALLGSFAGARTSDWIGRRYTVIIAAAIFFAGSLLMGFAVNYVMFMFGRFVCGMGVGFAIMVAPVYTAEVAPASTRGLLTSFTEVFINVGILLGYVSNFAFARLPHHINWRIMLGVGAVPSALLALMVLGMPESPRWLVMKGRLADARVVLEKTSDTPEEAVERLDQIKAAAGIPHDLDGDVVAVPKRKGGNEKQVWKELIFSPTPVMRRILLAALGVHFFQQATGSDSVVLYSPRVFKSAGITGDNHLLGVTCAMGVTKTLFILLATFQIDRVGRRPLLLTSTAGMLVCLIGLGTGLTVVGQHPDEKITWAIGLCIASTLAYVSFFSMGLGPITSVYVSEVFPLRVRALGFALGVACNRVTSAAISMTFLSLSKAITIGGSFFLYAGLAALGWLFFYAFVPETRGQPLEDIGKLFGMKDAAVEDDDDTATKDKQVKAAAVEMN from the exons ATGGCTTCTGCTGCGCTCCCGGtcccggaggcggcggcggcggcggctccggtccaGCCCAAGAAGAAGAGCAATTTCAAGTACGCCTGCACCTGCGCCCTCTCCGCTTCCATGGCCACCGTCGTCCTCGGCTACG ACGTCGGGGTGATGAGCGGCGCGTCGCTCTACATCAAGGAGGACCTGCGCCTGACGGACGTGCAGGTGGAGATCATGATGGGCATCCTCAGCGTCTACGCGCTCCTCGGCTCCTTCGCCGGCGCCAGGACCTCCGACTGGATCGGCCGCCGCTACACCGTCATCATCGCCGCCGCCATCTTCTTCGCCGGCTCCCTGCTCATGGGCTTCGCCGTCAACTACGTCATGTTCATGTTCGGCCGCTTCGTCTGCGGCATGGGCGTCGGCTTCGCCATCATGGTCGCGCCCGTCTACACCGCCGAGGTCGCCCCGGCCTCCACCCGCGGCCTGCTCACCtccttcaccgaggtcttcatcAACGTCGGCATCCTCCTCGGCTACGTCTCCAACTTCGCCTTCGCGCGCCTCCCGCACCACATCAACTGGCGCATCATGCTCGGCGTGGGCGCCGTCCCCTCGGCCTTGCTCGCGCTCATGGTGCTCGGCATGCCAGAGTCGCCCCGGTGGCTCGTCATGAAGGGCCGCCTCGCGGATGCCAGGGTCGTGCTTGAGAAGACCTCTGACACGCCAGAGGAGGCCGTGGAGCGCCTTGACCAGATCAAGGCTGCCGCCGGCATCCCCCACGACCTTGACGGCGACGTGGTCGCCGTGCCCAAGAGAAAAGGCGGCAACGAGAAGCAGGTGTGGAAGGAGCTCATCTTTTCGCCCACCCCGGTCATGCGCCGCATACTGCTCGCCGCGCTCGGCGTCCATTTCTTCCAGCAGGCCACCGGCTCCGACTCGGTCGTGCTCTACAGCCCACGCGTGTTCAAGAGCGCCGGCATCACCGGCGACAACCACCTGCTCGGCGTCACCTGCGCCATGGGGGTCACCAAGACCCTCTTCATCCTCTTGGCCACCTTCCAAATCGATCGTGTCGGCCGGCGGCCGCTGCTGCTCACCAGCACCGCCGGCATGCTCGTCTGTCTCATCGGCCTTGGCACGGGCCTCACCGTCGTGGGCCAGCACCCGGACGAGAAGATCACGTGGGCGATCggcctctgcatcgcctccaccttGGCCTACGTGTCCTTCTTTTCCATGGGCCTCGGCCCCATCACCAGCGTCTACGTCTCGGAGGTCTTCccgctgcgggtgcgcgcgctcgGCTTCGCGCTCGGCGTGGCGTGCAACCGCGTCACGAGCGCCGCCATCTCCATGACCTTCCTCTCATTGTCCAAGGCCATCACCATCGGCGGCAGCTTCTTCCTCTACGCCGGCCTCGCCGCGCTCGGCTGGCTTTTCTTCTACGCCTTCGTCCCGGAGACGCGCGGGCAGCCGCTCGAGGACATAGGCAAGCTTTTCGGCATGAAGGACGCCGCCGTCGAAGACGACGACGACACAGCCACCAAAGACAAGCAGGTGAAAGCAGCTGCCGTGGAGATGAACTAG